In Bacillus sp. NP247, one DNA window encodes the following:
- a CDS encoding MazG nucleotide pyrophosphohydrolase domain-containing protein — MNISELQRYVASFSKEKGFQHTTIEERTMYAMAELGELAEVILKRDKIQDSKREIGLEMFDVIWNVCDLANKLNIDLEKAFEEKMKINKKREW, encoded by the coding sequence ATGAATATTTCAGAATTACAGAGATATGTAGCAAGTTTTAGTAAAGAAAAAGGGTTTCAACATACAACAATTGAAGAACGCACGATGTATGCGATGGCGGAATTAGGTGAATTAGCGGAAGTTATATTAAAGCGTGATAAAATACAAGATTCGAAACGAGAGATTGGTTTAGAAATGTTTGATGTAATTTGGAATGTATGTGATTTAGCGAATAAATTAAATATTGATTTAGAGAAGGCGTTTGAAGAAAAAATGAAAATTAATAAAAAGCGTGAATGGTAA
- a CDS encoding serine hydrolase: MNLKSNNIYEKMNQYSVAGLSLAVIRDGRLDETTAFGTLECGTTRTVNTNSIFNSCSISKFITSMLVLTLSDQGIVHLDEDVNDRLTSWNIPTNLFTSQKKVTLRNLLSHQSGIIDPPNSFEHYTLAKGLPNMSELLAGKSLYCPVPIEANYEPESEFHYSDANFCIIEQLLENITGKSFNQLLEEHIFQPLQMKDSTLFSPEDIDKTDAFSCGHNKDGTVTNEKYPFYPFAAAAGIWTTPTDLSTLVIEIIHSLQGNSKLKLSQKTVQDMISPQGCSKWTGLGIFLEDSNEDLQIYSLGWGVGFQCMMVCYPHRGNGATIMTNTDLGVHQMEGIIGEVLKTLSL, translated from the coding sequence ATGAACTTAAAAAGTAACAATATATATGAGAAAATGAACCAATATTCCGTTGCAGGATTAAGCCTTGCCGTTATACGTGACGGTAGGCTTGATGAAACTACTGCCTTCGGAACACTTGAATGTGGAACAACTAGAACTGTCAATACGAATTCCATATTCAATTCTTGTTCTATTAGCAAATTCATCACCTCAATGCTCGTACTAACGTTATCAGATCAAGGAATCGTACATTTAGATGAAGACGTAAATGATAGACTCACATCCTGGAACATCCCTACCAATCTATTTACTTCACAGAAAAAAGTCACGTTACGAAACTTATTAAGTCACCAATCTGGAATCATTGACCCTCCCAATAGTTTTGAACATTATACACTTGCAAAAGGACTACCTAACATGTCTGAACTCCTTGCTGGTAAATCATTATATTGCCCAGTACCTATAGAAGCAAATTATGAACCAGAAAGTGAATTTCACTACTCGGACGCAAATTTTTGTATAATCGAACAACTACTTGAAAATATTACAGGGAAATCATTTAATCAGTTACTAGAAGAACATATCTTCCAGCCACTACAAATGAAAGACAGTACACTCTTCTCCCCCGAAGACATAGATAAAACCGACGCTTTTTCTTGCGGGCATAATAAAGATGGAACTGTAACAAATGAGAAATATCCATTTTATCCATTCGCAGCTGCTGCAGGCATTTGGACAACACCGACTGACTTATCAACTTTAGTTATTGAAATCATTCATTCCTTACAAGGAAATAGTAAACTAAAACTTTCTCAAAAAACAGTTCAAGACATGATTTCTCCTCAAGGTTGCTCAAAATGGACTGGATTAGGCATTTTTCTAGAGGATTCGAATGAAGACTTACAAATTTATTCACTCGGATGGGGCGTTGGATTTCAATGTATGATGGTTTGTTATCCACATAGAGGTAATGGAGCTACTATTATGACAAATACAGACTTAGGTGTTCATCAAATGGAGGGCATCATTGGTGAAGTTTTAAAAACACTATCCTTATAA
- a CDS encoding NAD(P)/FAD-dependent oxidoreductase: protein MKDIIIVGAGQGGLAMGYYLKQEGYNVLLIEAGNRIGDSWRERYESLQLFTPRIYSSLPGMALIGEKNGFPYKDEIANYLEGYARHYKLPVQLQTEVLKINKEKDIFELHTPTEILQSKKVVIATGGFRQPLIPLFSQHLSSHVFQIHSSQYKSPSQIPKGKVLVVGGGNSGMQIAVELAKTHEVTMSISHPLTFLPLHFFGKSIFNWLEKMGLLYAEIHTKRGRWFQKRKDPIFGFEGKVLLRNGAMKLQEKVVSVSGNNIMFQNGDTYSAESVIWSTGFMQDYKWIEIEKAVNEKGFPNHVKGISPVKGLYYIGLPWQSQRGSALICGVGKDAAYLLSEIKKIDQ, encoded by the coding sequence GTGAAAGATATAATTATCGTTGGAGCTGGTCAAGGTGGATTAGCAATGGGATACTATTTGAAGCAGGAAGGATATAATGTTTTATTAATTGAGGCGGGAAACCGAATTGGTGATTCATGGAGAGAACGCTATGAATCACTACAACTTTTTACACCAAGGATATATAGTAGCTTGCCAGGTATGGCATTAATAGGAGAGAAAAATGGATTTCCATATAAAGATGAGATTGCAAATTATTTAGAAGGATATGCAAGGCATTATAAATTACCCGTACAATTGCAAACCGAAGTTTTAAAAATAAATAAAGAAAAAGATATATTCGAATTACATACTCCTACAGAAATTTTACAATCAAAAAAAGTTGTTATCGCAACAGGTGGTTTTCGACAACCACTCATTCCCTTATTTTCACAACATCTTTCATCGCATGTTTTTCAAATACATTCATCACAATATAAATCACCATCACAAATTCCTAAGGGAAAAGTACTAGTAGTAGGTGGCGGGAATTCAGGCATGCAAATAGCAGTAGAACTTGCAAAAACTCATGAAGTTACGATGTCTATCAGTCATCCTTTAACGTTTTTGCCGTTACATTTTTTTGGGAAAAGCATTTTTAATTGGCTAGAAAAAATGGGTTTATTATATGCCGAAATACATACAAAGAGAGGAAGGTGGTTTCAGAAGAGAAAGGATCCTATTTTTGGTTTTGAAGGTAAGGTACTCCTACGTAATGGGGCAATGAAACTACAGGAAAAAGTGGTAAGTGTATCAGGAAATAACATTATGTTTCAAAATGGTGATACATATAGTGCAGAAAGCGTTATATGGTCAACTGGTTTTATGCAAGATTATAAATGGATTGAAATAGAAAAGGCAGTGAACGAGAAAGGATTTCCTAATCACGTAAAGGGAATCAGTCCAGTAAAAGGATTGTATTATATTGGATTGCCATGGCAATCTCAAAGGGGTTCTGCACTTATTTGTGGTGTAGGAAAGGATGCAGCGTATTTGCTTTCTGAAATCAAAAAAATAGATCAGTAG
- a CDS encoding metallophosphoesterase, translating to MKIAIISDIHGNSHALKAVLKDIERRKAEMIINLGDSVYGPLDPLGTIEILMNNEMIHIKGNCDRMLWEPIQEQSATLTFVQKQLTKNHIDWLKQHSSQFIVDDILFCHGTPASDEVYLLEEMDENGAVLKSEKNIMDQLQNIEQKIIVCGHTHIPRVVYLANGKVIINPGSVGLPAYKDELPVLHKMESGTPHAKYVVIEKVLGEWIIEQISVPYNWEGAARVAVQQERHDWARALRTGKVE from the coding sequence ATGAAAATAGCTATAATTTCAGATATTCATGGGAATAGTCACGCATTAAAAGCAGTATTAAAAGATATTGAACGTCGCAAGGCCGAAATGATAATCAATTTAGGAGATAGTGTGTATGGGCCGTTAGATCCTTTAGGGACAATTGAAATATTAATGAATAACGAGATGATACATATTAAGGGTAATTGTGATCGTATGCTTTGGGAACCTATACAAGAGCAGTCTGCTACACTAACTTTTGTCCAAAAGCAATTAACAAAAAATCATATAGATTGGTTAAAACAACATTCTTCCCAATTTATTGTAGACGATATTTTATTTTGTCATGGTACGCCAGCTTCAGATGAGGTGTATTTATTAGAAGAGATGGACGAGAATGGTGCAGTATTAAAGAGTGAAAAAAATATAATGGATCAACTCCAAAATATAGAACAAAAAATAATAGTATGTGGACATACGCATATTCCTAGAGTGGTTTATTTAGCAAATGGAAAGGTCATTATAAATCCGGGGAGTGTAGGACTTCCAGCATACAAAGATGAATTACCCGTTTTGCATAAAATGGAGTCAGGAACTCCACATGCAAAATATGTAGTGATAGAAAAGGTGCTGGGAGAATGGATAATTGAACAAATTTCAGTACCTTATAATTGGGAAGGAGCTGCTCGAGTAGCTGTTCAGCAGGAAAGGCATGATTGGGCCAGAGCTTTAAGGACTGGGAAGGTAGAATGA
- the yeiL gene encoding transcriptional regulator YeiL, with translation MKKVCNSNKLAEYIKRNNIDSFFSNDMKPYMELIFFKKNEFICRENEEIDYLYFFVEGKAKAFNTLSNGKSVLLCFYDSLQLLGDVELIHSQRITSNVQVMADSYCVGLPLGKVRNQLFHDAKFLRCICGSLAHKLNRLSKNSTINLLYPLENRLASYMLVAGEREVQHGNRIVFSGNLTEIAELLGTSYRHLLRTLNTFCDKGIIQKNNGCFEVMNVDILRELAADVYK, from the coding sequence ATGAAGAAAGTATGTAATTCTAATAAACTAGCAGAATACATTAAGCGAAATAATATTGATTCATTTTTTAGTAATGATATGAAACCATATATGGAACTTATATTCTTTAAGAAGAATGAGTTCATTTGTAGAGAAAATGAAGAGATAGATTATTTATATTTTTTTGTTGAAGGAAAAGCGAAAGCATTTAATACATTAAGTAATGGGAAATCTGTATTATTATGTTTTTATGACAGTTTGCAGTTGCTAGGAGATGTAGAGTTAATTCACTCTCAAAGAATCACTTCAAACGTACAAGTTATGGCAGATTCTTATTGTGTTGGTTTGCCTTTAGGGAAAGTTAGAAATCAGTTGTTTCATGATGCGAAATTTTTAAGATGCATTTGCGGTTCTTTAGCCCACAAATTAAATCGTCTTTCAAAAAATAGTACAATTAATTTACTGTATCCACTTGAAAATAGACTCGCGAGTTACATGTTAGTAGCTGGAGAAAGGGAGGTACAACACGGGAATAGAATTGTGTTTAGTGGGAATTTAACGGAGATAGCTGAATTGTTAGGAACAAGTTATCGACATTTATTACGAACATTAAATACCTTTTGTGATAAAGGGATAATACAGAAAAACAATGGATGCTTTGAAGTGATGAATGTGGATATTTTGAGGGAATTGGCTGCGGATGTATATAAATAA
- a CDS encoding DMT family transporter: MKYKGDFTLYNFLSVFIGVLIAIMLPLNGILSESTGNYTASVIIHLVGLIAVIFVLIINKNKIQFDKSIPLFLYSAGAIGVFTVLFSNISFSALGASITIALSLLGQSIASIVIDHFGLLGMKVAKFEQKKLIGLLFISSGIIVMTIY, translated from the coding sequence ATGAAATATAAAGGGGATTTTACATTGTATAACTTTCTTTCTGTCTTTATTGGTGTGCTTATTGCCATTATGCTTCCTTTGAATGGGATTTTATCTGAGTCGACTGGCAATTATACAGCGAGTGTTATCATTCATCTTGTAGGTTTAATAGCAGTTATTTTCGTTTTAATCATAAACAAAAATAAAATCCAGTTTGATAAAAGTATTCCACTTTTTTTATATAGCGCTGGAGCCATTGGAGTATTCACTGTTCTTTTTAGCAACATAAGTTTCTCCGCCCTTGGTGCCTCTATTACAATCGCATTAAGCTTACTCGGTCAATCCATTGCTTCAATTGTTATTGATCATTTCGGTTTATTAGGAATGAAGGTTGCGAAGTTTGAACAGAAAAAACTAATTGGATTATTATTCATCTCTTCTGGGATTATAGTCATGACAATTTATTAA
- a CDS encoding DMT family transporter, with amino-acid sequence MLYICIAILAGVSIVVARIINANLAKKIGNWEGTFFNYITGLFFSMLFLIFSSDSFYIPSHTLQSIPIAVYLGGLVGVIVISLSNYITPKISAFYLTLLIFIGQLFAGTIIDFFLSNELSIGKVVGGIFVLIGLTYNLLVDRPIKTVKHNHVQL; translated from the coding sequence ATGTTATATATTTGTATCGCTATTTTAGCTGGTGTTTCTATCGTTGTTGCTAGAATTATTAATGCAAATTTAGCAAAGAAAATTGGAAACTGGGAAGGTACATTTTTCAATTATATTACTGGATTATTTTTCTCTATGTTATTTTTAATTTTCAGTTCAGATTCATTTTATATTCCTAGTCATACACTGCAATCTATTCCTATCGCTGTATACTTAGGCGGATTAGTAGGCGTTATCGTTATTTCATTATCAAACTATATTACTCCTAAAATATCGGCATTTTATTTAACGTTGCTCATCTTTATCGGACAATTATTTGCGGGAACTATCATTGATTTTTTCCTGTCAAACGAACTCTCTATAGGAAAAGTTGTCGGTGGGATTTTCGTATTAATTGGGCTTACTTACAATTTACTCGTTGACCGTCCTATAAAAACCGTGAAGCATAATCACGTTCAACTATAA